CCATATTTCATTTCATACTCACCAGCAGTTCCTTCTTCTTTCTGGTATTGGAAAGAAAAGTCTGTCTGGCCAAATTTGAAGGCAACTGGACCTGTTTCTTTAACTTTTTCGTTATTGATACGAACATTAAAGCCCAAAGATAGCTCTTTCTTTTGGGTATAGTTTGTAAAGTAGTTACTGAAAGTCACTGTAACTGACTGAGTCGCCGGGTCAGTTTGAGCTGTACCGACTAACTCTCCCGTATGATTAACAACATCATAGACATCGAAGTTTAAGGCAGTAATCAGACTTAATTCTTCCGGAAGTTTAAAAGTCAGGGTATCCCCTTCAGCGATCGTTTGAGCCGCAGGAAATGTGAAGTTGGTTGTTACAGACAAGGTTTCATTAGTCTTAACAGTTGAGTCACTTGTTAATGGCTCACCATCCTTAGTAATGCTGGTTTGCTGACTGTATTCAGTTACTTCAGAAGCCTGAGTTCGAGCAGCAAAACCTAAACCTGTAACAATAGCTGTTAATAAGATAAGAATTTTAAAAATAATTGTATTTTTATTTTTCATCTTTTTCTCCTTTCATAGCTTATTATACCAAGAGTATTGCAATTTATCAACATTTTTATTCGTAGTGTTTAAAAATTCATAACAATGTAAAAAAACCAAGACATTGTGTCTCAGTTTCTTTACGTTTTATTACTCAATTCCAATTTCATCTCGAACAACATTAGCAATGGTATCTACATAATAATTTACTTCTTCGTCAGTTGGTGCTTCAGCCATGACCCTCAACAGAGGCTCTGTTCCGCTCGGACGCACCAAAATCCGGCCATTCTCAGCCATTTCGGCTTCCATTCTCTCAATCACCGTTTTGATAGCTGGAACTTCCATCGCCTTATCCTTCATGCTGTTTTCCACACGGATATTGACTAGTTTCTGCGGATAGATGGTTACTTCAGCGGCCAATTCGGATAGTTTCTTACCTGTTTCCTGCATGACCTTGGTCAATTGCACAGCTGAAAGCTGACCGTCACCTGTCGTATTGTAGTCCATAATGATAACATGTCCAGACTGCTCGCCACCTAGATTATAGCCATTCTTACGCATTTCCTCTACTACATAGCGGTCACCAACTGCTGTCACAGCCTTTTGAATACCTTCGCGATCCAAAGCCTTATGGAAGCCTAGGTTGGACATGACAGTCGTAACAATGGTATTCTGCGCCAGCTCGCCTTTCTCAGACAGGTACTTACCGATGATGTACATAATCTTGTCACCGTCTACCAGCTCACCATTTTCATCCACGGCAATGAGGCGGTCACTATCTCCATCAAAGGCCAGACCAATCGCTGCACCAGACTCACGTACAACATCCTGCAAAGCTTCTGGATGCGTAGAGCCGACATTCAGATTGATATTGAGGCCGTCTGGATTTTCTCCGATAATCGTCAACTGTGCTCCAAGGTCTGCAAAAATCTGACGGGCACTGGTAGAAGCTGCACCGTTGGCCGTATCTAAGGCTACATGCATTCCTTCTAGTTCCAAACCAGTTGAAACCAAATATTGTTGGTACTTGCGCAGTCCTTCTGGATAATCCACCAAGTCACCCAATCCTTCCGCGCTTGGACGTGGCAGGGTATCTTCTGCTGCGTCCAGCAAAGCTTCGATTTCCAACTCACGCTCATCATCCAGCTTATAGCCGTCACCACCAAAGAATTTGATCCCATTATCCAAAGCTGGATTGTGGCTGGCAGAAATCATGACTCCGGCGCTGGCCTTCTCTGACTTGACCAGATAAGCTACACCAGGCGTTGCAATGACACCCAGTTTATAGACATGAATCCCAACGGACAAAAGTCCTGCAACCAAGGCGCTTTCCAGCATTTCTCCTGAAATTCGAGTATCACGGCCAACAAAGACCCGAGGCACTTCACTTTCGTGCTGGCTCAGAACATAACCACCAAAGCGGCCAAGTTTAAAGGCCAATTCCGGCGTTAATTCCACATTTGCTTCTCCGCGAACACCATCGGTTCCAAAGTATTTACCCATTATAAATAGTTTCCTTTCATAAGACCTGGATGTAAAGGTTTTGGCTGCAAGCAAGGCAGACCGCTTTAATCCAAGTTTATTTTCAAAATTTTATTTAGTTTTTATTTGATGAGCTCGTATTTGAGCTGCTGTTAGAGGAGGACGAGCCAGAGTTGTCTGCTGTTTTAGTGTTGACACGCATAGTCGTTTCAAATGGTGTC
This window of the Streptococcus sanguinis genome carries:
- the glmM gene encoding phosphoglucosamine mutase, producing MGKYFGTDGVRGEANVELTPELAFKLGRFGGYVLSQHESEVPRVFVGRDTRISGEMLESALVAGLLSVGIHVYKLGVIATPGVAYLVKSEKASAGVMISASHNPALDNGIKFFGGDGYKLDDERELEIEALLDAAEDTLPRPSAEGLGDLVDYPEGLRKYQQYLVSTGLELEGMHVALDTANGAASTSARQIFADLGAQLTIIGENPDGLNINLNVGSTHPEALQDVVRESGAAIGLAFDGDSDRLIAVDENGELVDGDKIMYIIGKYLSEKGELAQNTIVTTVMSNLGFHKALDREGIQKAVTAVGDRYVVEEMRKNGYNLGGEQSGHVIIMDYNTTGDGQLSAVQLTKVMQETGKKLSELAAEVTIYPQKLVNIRVENSMKDKAMEVPAIKTVIERMEAEMAENGRILVRPSGTEPLLRVMAEAPTDEEVNYYVDTIANVVRDEIGIE